The Malus domestica chromosome 10, GDT2T_hap1 genome contains a region encoding:
- the LOC103402133 gene encoding uncharacterized protein isoform X4 — translation MRSPKLCKSEKKDRTNHHESPDPRAQRSSSVPNLAIAADLTSGKKIASWWSAHISARNKRKDVFSEITNPNKQQDTRIQCIAERRERSKPRSSGPQKGKRNSNVSASANSGRKMWRRQ, via the exons ATGAGGTCCCCCAAACTTTGCAAATCTGAGAAAAAGGACAGGACAAACCACCATGAGTCGCCAGATCCGAGGGCACAGAGGTCATCTAGCGTTCCCAATCTTGCAATCGCAGCCGATCTCACCTCAG GGAAAAAAATTGCATCTTGGTGGTCTGCACATATCTCAGCACGGAACAAAAGAAAAGATGTCTTCTCGGAGATCACAAATCCGAACAAACAGCAG GACACGAGAATCCAATGTATAGCCGAGAGAAGGGAACGCTCTAAGCCCCGGTCCAGTGGTCCCCAAAAAGGCAAAAGGAACTCCAACGTCTCGGCCTCTGCAAACTCAGGAAG